CTCTACGCCGAAGACCCTCAGGAGGTCTACGACAGCCTCCTCCAGGCGGTCCGCATCGCGGAGCACCCCTGGGTCCTCCTCCCGGTGATGGTCTGTTACGACGGCTTCACGACCAGCCACACCATCGAGAGGCTCGAGCTCCTCGAGGAGGCGGCGGTGCGGGAGTTCGTGGGGGAGTACCGCCCGGCCCACCCCCTGCTCGACCTGAAGCATCCGGTGACCTACGGGCCGCTCGTCCTCCCCGACTACTTCACCGAGATCAAGCGGCAGCAGCGGGAGGCCATGTCCCACGCCCCGGGGGTCATCCAGGAAGTGGGGAAGGCGTTCGGAGACCGGTTCGGCCGCTTCTACGGTCTCTTCGAGACGTTCCAACTGGAGGATGCCCGGGTGGCCATCCTGATCATGGGCTCCGCCGCGGGGACGGCAAAGGGCGTGGTCGAGCTCCTCCGGCAGGTGCGGGTGAAGGCCGGCCTCGTCACGCTCCGGGCGTTTCGTCCGTTCCCGGCCAGGGAGCTGGCGGCGGCCCTGAAGCACGTGCAGGCCGTGGCCGTCCTGGACCGGGCCGACAGTGCGGGCTCCCCCGGCGGCCCCCTCTTCACCGACCTGCGGGCGGCTCTGGACGGGCTGGACGCCCGTCCGCGAGTGGTGAACTACGTCTACGGCCTGGGGGGCAGGGACATCCGGCCTGAGGATATCCGGCGGGTGTACCAGCGCTTACTCAGGATCACAGCGGGGGCGGAAGAGGAGGGGGCGGTGTGTGAGTATCTGACCCTTCGCGAAAGCCCCGGAACGTTGGCCCCGGTCGGAGGTGCATGATGGTGCCCCAGAACGCGATGGGTGCGGCGGTCCGCTCTCCGTCGGTGAAGGAGCTCTCTTCCCGTCTCAATCTCCTCTCGGGGGGCCACCGGCTCTGCGCCGGCTGCGCCGAATCCGTCGTCGTGCGCCAGGTCCTGCTGGCCTCTCCGTATCCGGTGGTGGTGGTGAACGCCACGAGTTGCCTGGAGGTGGCCACGACGATCTATCCCTACACGGCGTGGCGGGTCCCCTGGCTGCACAGCCTCTTCGAGAACGCGGCGGCGACGGTGAGCGGTGTCGAGGCCGCGTGGCGGGCCCTCCAGCGGCGGGGGAAGCTCCCGCAGGAGAAAATCGCCTTCATCGTCTTCGCCGGCGACGGGGGGACCTACGACATCGGCCTGCAGTCCCTCTCGGGCGCGCTCGAGCGGGGTCACCGGTTCCTGTACGTCTGCCTGAACAACGAGGGGTACATGAACACCGGGATCCAGCGGTCGAGCGCGACCCCCCTCGGCGCCCATACCACCACGACGCCGGCCGGCGAGGTCCTCCCGGGGAAGCTCCAGTGGCGGAAGGACCTGACCGGGATCGTGGCCGCCCACAACATCCCGTACGCGGCCCAGGCCGCGCTGACCCCGCAACCCCTTACGGACCTGACCACCAAGGTCCGGCGGGCGCTGGAGGCCGAAGGCCCGGCGTTCATCAACGTCTATTCCCCCTGCAACCGGGGCTGGCGCTTTGACCCTGC
The nucleotide sequence above comes from Candidatus Methylomirabilis sp.. Encoded proteins:
- the porA gene encoding pyruvate ferredoxin oxidoreductase, with the protein product MSRVVALTGNQAAAEAMRQIRPEVCAAYPITPSTQVMETFAQFVADGVADTELIAVESEHSAMSACVGAAAAGGRVMTATSSQGLALMHEVLYVASGLRLPIVMAVATRALSAPINIHGDHSDAMGSRDAGWIQLYAEDPQEVYDSLLQAVRIAEHPWVLLPVMVCYDGFTTSHTIERLELLEEAAVREFVGEYRPAHPLLDLKHPVTYGPLVLPDYFTEIKRQQREAMSHAPGVIQEVGKAFGDRFGRFYGLFETFQLEDARVAILIMGSAAGTAKGVVELLRQVRVKAGLVTLRAFRPFPARELAAALKHVQAVAVLDRADSAGSPGGPLFTDLRAALDGLDARPRVVNYVYGLGGRDIRPEDIRRVYQRLLRITAGAEEEGAVCEYLTLRESPGTLAPVGGA